The following proteins come from a genomic window of Excalfactoria chinensis isolate bCotChi1 chromosome 6, bCotChi1.hap2, whole genome shotgun sequence:
- the LOC140253932 gene encoding scavenger receptor cysteine-rich domain-containing protein DMBT1-like: MRAIIRRSYINSRGYLASDIHLRDPRCKPVISSYHVMFRIPYSGCGTQRLVSRGAVTYSNTVEGSISGNFYSRNRNSLLNFACKLYNTADAQTIPSVLQPPYQETSSRRFVVKFAFYDSPSFSNVVRSAPYYVMPNRDLFVRATLYSTQPNLMLFADTCVVSPNPRDFVTVASDIIRNGCVRDPTYRSFFSPDRRIVQFRFRAPSFISRYSSVYLQCKMAVCDRYDYSSRCYQGCIARGKRSTRDDDEGLITIVSRLQ; encoded by the exons ATGCGGGCAATCATCAGGAGATCCTACATCAACTCCAGAGGGTATCTTGCAAGTGACATCCACCTGAGGGACCCCAGGTGCAAGCCTGTGATTAGCAGCTACCACGTCATGTTCCGCATACCGTACAGTGGCTGTGGCACACAGAGGCTG GTATCACGTGGAGCCGTCACTTACTCCAACACGGTGGAAGGATCCATTTCTGGCAACTTCTACAGCAGAAATAGGAATTCGCTGTTAAACTTTGCCTGCAAACTGTACAACACTGCTGATGCCCAAACAATACCCAGCGTCTTGCAGCCTCCGTACCAGGAAACTTCATCTAGACGATTTGTTGTCAAGTTTGCCTTTTATGACTCTCCATCTTTCTCAAACGTAGTGAGGTCAGCACCATACTACGTAATGCCGAACCGGGATCTGTTTGTTCGCGCTACCCTGTACAGCACACAGCCAAACCTGATGCTGTTTGCAGACACCTGCGTGGTCTCTCCAAATCCTCGTGACTTTGTGACTGTGGCATCTGATATCATACGAAATGG gtgTGTCCGAGACCCAACCTATAGGAGCTTCTTTTCACCAGACAGGAGGATTGTCCAGTTCAGATTCAGAGCCCCCAGCTTTATCAGCAGATACTCATCAGTTTACCTGCAGTGCAAGATGGCGGTGTGCGACAGATACGATTATTCCTCCCGCTGCTACCAGGGCTGCATAGCCAGGGGCAAAAGAAGCACAAGAGATGACGATGAAGGTCTCATTACCATTGTCTCCAGGCTACAGTAG